A single genomic interval of Lathyrus oleraceus cultivar Zhongwan6 chromosome 7, CAAS_Psat_ZW6_1.0, whole genome shotgun sequence harbors:
- the LOC127102475 gene encoding uncharacterized protein LOC127102475 — MPGYQSTSSAALFLDNVQNTNPPLQGSAQGGNIRNNTQNRTMPLSNTSIAVLRQQMDDSNHELVNMLTNQMGTVFNPVIQETTETNRQVANQLTRLCNFLGAPARQMTQVVRQTVPVQMEVGAAEDETIHEGQIIRPLQNQGVESGVAGRNQMVLVNRHQDAYQIVDQHRQENLAVENNLTTIVERIMARNGMGVTLQRPLYASPLAEFILQAEAPRGMKVPMYTKFGGESGESTIEHVAIYLTESGDLAHNECLRVKNFPSSLTKAAFICFTSLAPSSIDLWAKLEKKFHEQF, encoded by the coding sequence atgccaggatatcaGTCGACATCAAGTGCAGCACTGTTTTTAGACAACGTTCAAAACACAAATCCACCCTTGCAAGGATCAGCGCAAGGGGGCAACATTAGAAATAATACTCAGAACAGAACCATGCCGCTGTCGAACACTTCAATAGCGGTTTTGAGACAACAAATGGATGATAGTAACCATGAATTGGTTAACATGTTGACCAACCAAATGGGCACAGTCTTTAATCCAGTTATACAAGAAACAActgaaacaaataggcaggtggcGAATCAATTGACACGCTTGTGCAATTTTCTAGGGGCACCAGCTCGACAGATGACACAAGTGGTTAGGCAAACTGTTCCCGTTCAGATGGAGGTAGGGGCAGCGGAAGATGAGACAATCCATGAAGGGCAAATCATTAGACCCCTTCAAAATCAAGGCGTCGAATCAGGAGTCGCAGGACGTAACCAGATGGTACTGGTTAACCGACACCAGGATGCGTATCAAATCGTCGATCAACACCGACAAGAAAACTTAgcagtggaaaataatttgacaactattgtcgaaaggattatggctagaaaTGGTATGGGTGTCACATTGCAAAGGCCATTGTACGCCTCCCCGTTAGCTGAGTTTATTCTCCAAGCCGAGGCGCCCAGGGGAATGAAAGTGCCTATGTACACTAAATTTGGGGGAGAATCTGGTGAATCGACAATAGAGCATGTTGCCATATATCTAACAGAGTCAGGAGATCTAGCTCATAATGAATGTTTAAGAGTAAAAAACTTTCCCTCCTCTCTGACTAAGGCTGCCTTCATATGTTTTACTTCTTTGGCCCCAAGTTCAATCGATTTGTGGGCaaaattagaaaagaagttccatgaacagttttag